The following coding sequences are from one Neurospora crassa OR74A linkage group I, whole genome shotgun sequence window:
- the gh47-7 gene encoding ER glycosyl hydrolase, giving the protein MTREPLRPRLRPRSSPWLLALAVLAFVVLLPSAGAMRPSRVAELRREVVDMFYHGFDNYMRIAFPEDELRPVTCAPLTRDAENPGNVEVNDVLGNYSLTLIDSLSTLAIFASAPPDDRGTGPKALRDFQDGVAALVEQYGDGRPGPSGQGLRARGFDIDSKVQVFETVIRGVGGLLSAHLFAVGALPINGYEPLGPEHDPLSPPPIHWPNGLTYDGQLLRLALDLGTRILPAFYTKTGMPYPRVNLRHGIPFYKNSPLHGTFSGDHIVDGPPEITETCSAGAGSLVLEFTVLSRLTGDPRFEQLAKRAFWAVWYRKSHIGLLGAGVDAEQGHWVGPYSVVGAGADSFFEYALKSYILLSGHELPNRTAVEPKPKDSWLDPNTLFVPLTDVENSPDAFLQAWHHAHAAIKRHLYSDRDHPHYENVNLWTGSLATNWVDSLGAFYAGLLVLAGELEEAIETSLLYTAIWARYAALPERWSITHKDIEGGLGWWPLRPEFIESTYYIYQATKDPWYLYVGEMVMRDIQRRCTTQCGWAGLQNVLTGERSDRMESFFLGETTQYLYLLFDESHPLNHLDAGFVFTTEGHPLVLPKAKPRTRSRASGQKELIVYHDPGFTNTCPAPPSVTPLTGSAIAARDDIYHAAKMLDLHLLQPKNFLGLPAEGSKPSGQHTSSRKPITESDQFTPFPWSLPPEMVPQNGTCRKINQPVEMLLEFSSNAQELIGGSAFNYLMGTQNLERLTMDRIRVQTLSGLRLTMRQEEDSDGEWRVSKVNGVLLGRDEFIVMNRAILGEVSDPRFNLVRDPVNVKLVHLHHVDLGQDETHKDKAKGQLHPESVKTDPEVSSQEEQEKEIEEPQTETANTTSEDPASSSLGSYVKSLLANLAASLDDLLDGIPLEAAVTALPSILPSIPSISSIHGGSTKRIKYPLNVFINSTAVTATGIGAAPLPPPPPRPSSPYISSGNNLAHPRPYPPFGPVPRDMIPYTTIYAAGQLCTSSSSGSSDEPSSSEKDQSSPPPPLLDDSIPRTHQILLLRRGGCSFSEKLANIPAFPPSPTSLQLVIVVSDGQDEDASYAAYYSAGQTTYSSSSSQGGGGGVGVGGGGLARPLLDQVQKTPGGLARRNPIPMIMVGGGEMTYETLKRAKGVAVGRRWFLESQGRRVRNVIVDEGDAGGVA; this is encoded by the exons ATGACACGGGAACCACTGCGGCCCCGACTCCGGCCCCGATCATCACCATGGCTTCTTGCTCTGGCTGTGTTGGCCTTTGTGGTCCTGCTGCCCAGTGCTGGGGCAATGCGCCCCAGTCGCGTGGCTGAGCTCCGCCGTGAGGTCGTCGACATGTTTTACCATGGCTTCGATAACTACATGCGCATCGCCTTTCCCGAGGACGAG CTCCGGCCCGTCACTTGCGCCCCTCTAACCCGGGACGCTGAGAACCCAGGAAACGTCGAAGTGAACGATGTCTTGGGTAACTACTCCCTTACTTTGATAGACAGTCTGTCTACCTTGGCCATCTTCGCTTCGGCGCCGCCAGATGACCGTGGGACGGGACCGAAAGCTTTGCGTGACTTCCAGGATGGTGTTGCCGCCTTGGTCGAGCAATATGGCGACGGCCGTCCCGGTCCTTCTGGCCAAGGCCTGCGCGCTAGAGGCTTCGATATCGACAGCAAGGTGCAGGTTTTTGAAACGGTCATCCGTGGTGTTGGCGGCCTCCTCAGTGCCCATTTGTTTGCTGTTGGCGCACTACCGATTAATGGATATGAACCGCTTGGTCCTGAACATGATCCACTAAGCCCTCCGCCCATCCACTGGCCGAATGGCTTGACCTACGATGGCCAGCTGCTTCGTTTGGCGCTTGATCTTGGGACCAGGATTCTCCCGGCCTTTTACACGAAAACGGGAATGCCCTATCCGCGTGTCAATCTGCGCCATGGTATCCCCTTTTATAAGAACTCGCCCTTGCATGGGACGTTTTCCGGGGACCACATAGTTGATGGGCCTCCTGAGATTACCGAGACATGCAGTGCTGGTGCCGGGTCCCTTGTTCTTGAATTCACGGTCCTCAGTCGCTTGACAGGTGATCCGCGGTTTGAACAGCTGGCCAAGCGAGCCTTTTGGGCAGTTTGGTATAGGAAGAGCCACATAGGCCTCCTCGGCGCAGGCGTCGATGCTGAACAAGGCCATTGGGTAGGCCCTTATTCCGTCGTTGGTGCTGGCGCCGACAGCTTTTTCGAGTACGCCCTCAAATCGTACATCTTGCTTTCTGGGCACGAGCTTCCAAACCGGACAGCCGTTGAGCCAAAACCCAAGGACAGCTGGCTGGACCCCAATACTCTCTTTGTTCCACTTACTGATGTTGAGAATTCCCCTGATGCCTTTCTTCAGGCGTGGCATCATGCCCATGCTGCTATCAAGCGCCATCTTTACAGCGATCGAGATCATCCGCATTATGAAAACGTCAACCTATGGACAGGCTCGCTGGCTACTAACTGGGTAGACAGCCTAGGTGCCTTCTATGCCGGTTTGCTCGTCCTGGCTGGTGAGCTGGAAGAAGCCATTGAAACGAGCTTGTTGTACACTGCCATATGGGCGCGCTATGCCGCGCTTCCTGAACGTTGGTCTATTACACACAAGGATATTGAGGGTGGTCTAGGCTGGTGGCCGTTGCGACCCGAGTTTATCGAGTCGACCTATTACATATATCAAGCCACCAAGGACCCCTGGTATCTTTACGTTGGCGAAATGGTCATGAGAGACATTCAGAGACGATGTACTACGCAGTGTGGCTGGGCAGGCCTTCAAAATGTGTTGACCGGCGAGAGGAGCGATCGTATGGAAAGCTTTTTCCTCGGCGAAACCACGCAGTACCTGTATCTGCTGTTTGATGAGTCGCATCCCCTCAACCACCTTGATGCCGGTTTTGTGTTTACCACAGAAGGTCATCCGCTAGTTTTGCCAAAGGCAAAGCCAAGGACCCGATCACGAGCTTCTGGTCAAAAGGAATTGATAGTGTATCACGACCCTGGCTTTACTAACACTTGCCCGGCACCGCCTTCTGTCACTCCCCTCACAGGCTCAGCCATCGCTGCCAGAGATGACATCTATCACGCTGCAAAGATGTTGGACCTACACTTGTTGCAGCCAAAGAACTTTTTAGGACTTCCGGCAGAGGGTAGTAAGCCCTCCGGCCAACATACATCTTCTAGGAAGCCTATAACCGAATCGGACCAGTTCACGCCTTTCCCCTGGTCTCTTCCACCAGAAATGGTTCCACAAAACGGAACGTGCCGCAAAATCAACCAGCCGGTCGAGATGCTGCTCGAGTTCTCCTCCAACGCGCAAGAACTCATTGGCGGCAGCGCCTTCAACTACCTGATGGGCACGCAGAACCTCGAGCGCCTCACGATGGACCGAATCCGCGTTCAAACCCTTTCCGGCTTGAGGCTGACCATGCGGCAGGAGGAGGACTCGGACGGTGAATGGCGTGTCAGCAAGGTGAATGGCGTCCTTCTCGGTCGGGATGAGTTCATCGTTATGAACCGAGCCATCCTAGGCGAGGTGTCCGACCCGCGGTTCAACCTCGTTCGCGACCCCGTCAACGTCAAGCTCGTGCATCTACATCATGTGGACCTAGGCCAGGACGAGACCCACAAGGACAAGGCGAAGGGGCAGCTTCACCCCGAAAGCGTGAAGACTGATCCTGAGGTTTCCTCCcaagaggagcaggagaaggagatcgaAGAACCACAGACAGAAACAGCCAACACCACCTCGGAAGaccccgcctcctcctccctcggcTCCTACGTCAAATCCCTCCTCGCCAACCTCGCCGCCTCCCTCGACGACCTGCTCGACGGCATCCCCCTCGAAGCAGCCGTCACCGCTCTCCCTTCCATCCTCCCCTCCATCccctccatctcatccatccatggcGGCAGCACCAAACGCAtcaaataccctctcaacgTCTTCATAAACTCCACCGCCGTAACCGCCACGGGCATCGGTGCcgcccctctccctcctcctccccctcgccCCTCATCTCCATACATCTCCAGCGGAAACAACCTTGCTCATCCGCGACCCTACCCGCCCTTCGGCCCCGTCCCCCGCGACATGATTCCCTACACCACCATCTATGCCGCCGGCCAGCTTTGtacctcgtcctcgtccggTTCTTCCGAcgagccttcttcttctgaaaAGGACCAgtcttcgccgccgcctccactACTAGACGACTCCATCCCGCGCACCCACcagatcctcctcctccgccgcggCGGCTGTTCCTTTTCCGAGAAACTCGCCAACATCCCCgccttccctccctctcccacctCGCTCCAACTCGTAATCGTCGTTTCCGACGGCCAAGACGAAGATGCTTCGTACGCTGCTTACTACTCTGCTGGTCAAACTAcctacagcagcagcagcagccaaggaggtggaggtggggttggagttggaggtggGGGGTTAGCTAGGCCCTTGTTGGATCAGGTACAAAAGACTCCTGGCGGACTGGCGAGGAGGAATCCGATTCCGATGATCATGGTCGGGGGTGGAGAGATGACGTATGAAACGCTCAAAAGGGCCAAGGGCGTGGCGGTGGGGCGGAGGTGGTTTTTGGAAAGTCAGGGGCGGAGAGTGAGGAATGTGATTGTGGACGAAGGGGATGCTGGGGGGGTTGCTTga